Proteins encoded in a region of the Vicia villosa cultivar HV-30 ecotype Madison, WI linkage group LG5, Vvil1.0, whole genome shotgun sequence genome:
- the LOC131602941 gene encoding calcium-dependent protein kinase SK5 has product MAKENPTITLKPVAWVLPYRTERITEIYRMGRKLGQGQFGTTYLCTHKSSNRRYACKSIPKRKLFCKEDYEDVWREIQIMHHLSEHSHVVRIEGTYEDSTAVHIVMELCEGGELFDRIVQKGHYSERQAATLIKTIVEVVEACHSLGVMHRDLKPENFLFDTVEEDAKLKATDFGLSVFYKPGESFSDVVGSPYYVAPEVLRKLYGPESDVWSAGVILYILLSGVPPFWAETEPGIFRQILLGKIDFQSEPWPSISDSAKDLIRKMLDQNPRTRLTAHEVLRHPWIVDDNIAPDKPIDSAVLSRLKQFSAMNKLKKMALRVIAERLSEEEIGGLKELFKMIDTDSSGTITFDELKDGLKRVGSELMESEIQDLMDAADIDNSGTIDYGEFIAATVHLNKLEREENLLSAFSYFDKDASGYITIDEISQACKDFGLDDIHIDEMIKEIDQDNDGQIDYGEFAAMMRKGNGGIGRRTMRNTLNLRDALGFVGNGSNQVIDGYL; this is encoded by the exons ATGGCTAAAGAAAACCCAACCATAACATTGAAACCAGTAGCATGGGTTCTCCCCTACAGAACCGAGAGGATAACAGAGATATACCGTATGGGTAGAAAACTCGGTCAAGGTCAATTCGGCACAACCTATCTCTGCACACACAAATCATCAAACAGAAGGTATGCGTGCAAGTCAATCCCAAAACGGAAGCTGTTTTGCAAAGAAGATTACGAGGATGTTTGGAGAGAGATTCAGATAATGCATCATTTGTCTGAACATTCGCATGTTGTTAgaatcgaagggacttatgaggATTCTACGGCTGTTCATATTGTTATGGAGCTTTGTGAAGGAGGTGAACTTTTTGATAGGATTGTTCAGAAGGGTCATTATAGTGAGAGACAAGCTGCGACTTTGATTAAGACTATTGTTGAGGTTGTGGAGGCTTGTCACTCGCTTGGTGTTATGCATAGGGATCTTAAACCGGAGAATTTTCTCTTTGATACTGTTGAGGAAGATGCTAAGCTTAAAGCTACTGATTTTGGTTTGTCTGTTTTTTATAAACCTG GTGAATCTTTTTCTGATGTTGTTGGGAGCCCATACTATGTTGCACCAGAGGTCTTGCGTAAACTATATGGTCCTGAATCAGATGTGTGGAGTGCCGGGGTTATTTTGTACATCTTATTAAGTGGGGTGCCGCCATTTTGGGCAG AAACTGAACCGGGGATCTTCCGACAGATTTTACTAGGAAAAATTGACTTTCAGTCTGAGCCTTGGCCTAGCATTTCAGACAGCGCAAAGGATCTAATTCGGAAAATGCTCGATCAAAATCCAAGAACAAGGCTTACAGCACATGAAGTACTCC GCCACCCATGGATTGTTGATGACAACATCGCACCTGATAAACCTATTGACTCTGCAGTTTTATCACGCCTGAAGCAATTTTCTGCTATGAATAAACTGAAAAAGATGGCCTTGCGT GTTATCGCGGAGCGGCTATCCGAGGAAGAAATTGGTGGCTTGAAAGAGTTATTCAAGATGATTGACACAGATAGCAGTGGAACCATAACATTTGATGAGTTAAAAGATGGCTTAAAGCGAGTAGGATCTGAACTTATGGAGTCTGAAATCCAGGATCTTATGGATGCt GCGGATATCGATAACAGCGGGACAATTGATTATGGTGAATTCATTGCTGCAACAGTTCATTTAAATAAGCTGGAGAGAGAGGAAAACTTGTTGTCAGCCTTCTCCTATTTCGACAAAGATGCTAGTGGTTACATAACCATTGATGAGATTTCACAAGCTTGTAAGGACTTCGGTTTAGACGATATCCATATTGATGAAATGATCAAGGAGATTGATCAAGATAAT GATGGACAAATAGATTATGGGGAATTTGCTGCCATGATGAGAAAGGGTAATGGAGGGATAGGAAGGAGAACAATGAGAAACACACTAAATTTAAGAGATGCTTTGGGGTTTGTAggcaatggatccaatcaagttaTTGATGGTTATCTTTAG